The following coding sequences are from one Kushneria phosphatilytica window:
- a CDS encoding fatty acyl-AMP ligase has product MTELCITATPTFNSKPQRLADFATLPEALDYAAEGCTGFNFHDNRGRLLAPLGYVEVRRRAIEAARRLMSLGLERGDRVAVIADTDPAFMEVFFGCQYAGLVPVPMPIPMSIGGHERYVARLERLIESCGARVAIAPSHMVRYIEEIPSVDTLAFHGDIDALRALPNPEDMVLEPSGPDEIAYLQYTSGSTGFPRGVEIRQHAIMANLRAILASGLAVRPQDRCVSWLPFYHDMGLVGFVLGPMASQLSVDYLGPREFAMRPRLWLTLMTRNRGSIAFAPPFGYDLCTRRLHGSDIDRLDLSAWRVAGVGAEPVLPDVLDSFAEHFAAAGFDRRAFLPSYGMAENSLAVSFAPLGIGLSLDRVDRDVLEQHGEARPLDDDRVAGLNTTSFVNCGHPLPGHDISIRDGDGHPLPERHVGRVTIRGPSLMSGYFHDHEQTRRVLGDDGWFDTGDLGYLTSQGLHVTGRHKDLIIINGRNIWPQDIEALASQMAGVNRGELTAMSAPPEESEVDVVVLLQTTLSDERARAALIKELSAGIRSEFGVRCTVSLLPPRTLPRTSSGKISRSQARRQYAAQLREAMDAVSTPSAAASS; this is encoded by the coding sequence ATGACCGAATTATGTATCACAGCGACACCTACCTTTAACAGCAAGCCCCAGCGTCTTGCCGATTTTGCAACACTGCCCGAGGCACTGGACTATGCTGCCGAAGGCTGCACCGGCTTCAACTTTCACGATAACCGGGGCCGTTTACTGGCACCGCTGGGATATGTCGAGGTGCGTCGCCGCGCCATTGAGGCAGCACGACGTCTGATGTCGCTGGGCCTGGAACGGGGTGACCGGGTCGCCGTGATTGCTGATACCGATCCCGCCTTCATGGAGGTGTTTTTCGGATGTCAGTATGCCGGACTGGTACCTGTTCCCATGCCGATCCCGATGAGTATCGGCGGTCACGAACGCTACGTCGCCCGACTGGAACGGCTGATTGAAAGCTGCGGGGCTCGGGTCGCTATTGCGCCCTCGCATATGGTGCGCTATATCGAAGAAATCCCCTCGGTCGATACCCTGGCCTTTCATGGTGATATCGATGCCTTACGGGCATTACCGAACCCGGAAGACATGGTGCTGGAACCCTCTGGCCCCGATGAAATTGCCTACCTTCAGTACACTTCCGGCAGTACCGGGTTTCCACGCGGAGTCGAGATCCGCCAGCACGCCATCATGGCCAATCTGCGCGCCATCCTGGCTTCCGGGCTGGCTGTACGTCCTCAGGATCGATGTGTCTCCTGGCTGCCCTTCTATCACGACATGGGGCTGGTCGGCTTCGTGCTCGGGCCCATGGCCTCGCAGCTATCGGTTGACTATCTCGGCCCACGCGAATTCGCCATGCGCCCTCGCCTGTGGCTCACACTGATGACCCGCAATCGGGGCAGTATCGCCTTCGCACCTCCGTTCGGCTACGACTTGTGTACTCGACGCCTGCACGGCAGCGATATCGACCGCCTCGATCTTTCTGCCTGGCGCGTTGCCGGTGTGGGTGCAGAGCCGGTACTACCGGATGTGCTGGACAGCTTTGCCGAACACTTCGCCGCTGCCGGATTCGATCGTCGCGCCTTTCTACCCAGCTATGGCATGGCGGAAAACTCTCTGGCCGTCAGTTTCGCGCCACTGGGTATTGGTCTATCGCTGGATCGTGTCGACCGTGATGTGCTTGAGCAACACGGGGAAGCCCGACCGCTTGATGACGACAGGGTCGCTGGTCTGAACACCACCAGCTTCGTCAACTGCGGTCACCCGCTCCCGGGTCACGATATCTCCATTCGTGACGGCGACGGCCACCCGCTACCCGAGCGTCATGTGGGCAGAGTCACCATTCGTGGTCCCAGCCTGATGAGCGGCTATTTCCATGATCATGAGCAGACCCGTCGGGTACTGGGTGATGACGGTTGGTTCGATACCGGCGATCTGGGATATCTCACCAGTCAGGGGTTGCACGTCACCGGGCGCCACAAGGACCTGATCATTATCAATGGCCGTAATATCTGGCCGCAGGATATCGAGGCACTTGCTTCACAGATGGCCGGCGTCAACCGTGGCGAACTCACTGCCATGTCGGCCCCGCCGGAAGAGAGTGAGGTAGACGTGGTCGTGCTGCTACAGACCACTCTCAGCGATGAACGGGCGCGCGCGGCACTGATCAAGGAGCTGTCAGCCGGTATTCGCAGTGAATTCGGCGTGCGCTGCACGGTGTCGTTGCTGCCACCACGCACGCTGCCTCGCACTTCATCAGGCAAGATTTCGCGCAGCCAGGCGCGCCGCCAGTACGCAGCGCAACTGCGTGAAGCCATGGATGCTGTCTCCACCCCCAGTGCGGCCGCATCCTCTTGA
- a CDS encoding HIT family protein yields MSSDSSELHQTLRKFGAPASVIREYEHWSVLLRPAQATLGSLVLVARGPQTEFSALPAAAFSELAIVTAELESALRNAFDHDKLNYLMLMMVDPQVHFHVIPRYAQAREFSGVTFADPGWPGPPQLGQATETDETTQQFLFETISAAWPHPSG; encoded by the coding sequence ATGAGCAGCGATTCTTCAGAGCTTCATCAGACGCTGCGAAAATTCGGAGCGCCTGCCAGTGTCATCAGGGAGTACGAACACTGGAGCGTACTGCTGCGTCCGGCTCAGGCAACACTTGGGTCACTGGTTCTGGTGGCTCGAGGCCCTCAGACCGAATTCTCCGCCCTGCCTGCTGCCGCTTTCAGTGAACTGGCCATCGTAACCGCGGAACTCGAAAGTGCACTGCGCAATGCCTTCGATCATGACAAGCTGAACTATCTGATGCTGATGATGGTTGATCCGCAGGTCCATTTTCATGTAATTCCCCGCTACGCTCAGGCACGCGAATTTTCAGGCGTCACCTTCGCCGACCCGGGCTGGCCCGGCCCACCCCAACTGGGCCAGGCCACCGAAACCGATGAAACTACCCAGCAGTTCCTGTTCGAAACCATCAGCGCTGCCTGGCCGCATCCTTCCGGATAA
- a CDS encoding nucleotidyltransferase family protein encodes MNATNDPETSSVEAIVLAADRGACDPVALDAGTRCKALAPVAGVPMLERVLNALEASHRIRHVHLAGPPRDIVDAEPTLSLLLQGEHCYWHDSRSSPSASTVAALDEIERERAVLLTTADHALLDGAMIDEFLESAQARQLDFAVALVRYDTIMARFPDMRRTATRFADGAVCGCNLFAFLTPAGRELAGFWQRVENSRKKPWRVIAGTLGIRGVLRYLTGRLTLDEALDRLSSRLGVRIGAVMLERPEAAVDVDSAEDRQEVETLLASMHDR; translated from the coding sequence ATGAACGCGACGAACGACCCGGAGACATCCTCTGTCGAGGCAATAGTGCTGGCCGCCGATCGGGGAGCCTGTGATCCGGTAGCGCTTGATGCCGGGACTCGCTGCAAGGCACTGGCGCCCGTTGCCGGCGTGCCCATGCTGGAGCGGGTACTGAATGCGCTTGAAGCGAGCCACCGGATCCGGCATGTGCATCTGGCCGGTCCGCCCCGTGACATCGTGGATGCCGAACCGACACTGTCTTTACTCCTGCAGGGCGAGCATTGTTACTGGCATGACAGTCGCTCTTCCCCGAGTGCCAGTACGGTAGCTGCGCTGGATGAGATCGAAAGGGAGCGAGCGGTACTGTTGACGACAGCCGATCATGCACTGCTCGATGGTGCAATGATCGATGAGTTTCTAGAGTCCGCGCAGGCGCGCCAGCTCGACTTCGCCGTGGCACTGGTGCGTTATGACACCATCATGGCCCGCTTCCCGGATATGCGTCGAACTGCGACCCGCTTTGCCGATGGTGCAGTATGCGGGTGCAATCTGTTTGCCTTTCTGACGCCTGCCGGCCGTGAGCTGGCCGGCTTCTGGCAGCGGGTGGAAAACAGCCGCAAAAAACCGTGGCGAGTCATCGCCGGCACCCTGGGCATACGCGGAGTACTGCGCTATCTGACTGGCCGGCTGACCCTCGATGAAGCGCTTGATCGGTTGTCATCCCGATTGGGCGTACGTATTGGCGCTGTCATGCTGGAGCGCCCTGAAGCCGCGGTAGATGTAGATAGCGCCGAGGATCGCCAGGAAGTGGAAACGCTGTTGGCCTCGATGCACGATCGATGA
- a CDS encoding phosphocholine cytidylyltransferase family protein: MKDSVVRTRPRRAIILSAGQGKRLLPYTADRPKCLIELSGRAVIEHQIDTLVAAGFERITVVLGYAIDMVEQRLHQRYPDTLLDIVFNPFFELADNLASCWMARNAMEEDFLILNGDTLFEPAVLDRLLDAPQQQPITLAIDHKQEYDADDMKVTMDGARLTRVGKALALDSVDGESIGMMTFRGDGRRLFQEALERNMRSTEALSRWYLSLIDELAESGAVYTASIEGLRWAELDFPHDLEHARALIRDITASNITATPASAGH; this comes from the coding sequence ATGAAGGATTCAGTCGTACGGACTCGACCACGACGCGCCATCATTCTGAGTGCTGGGCAGGGGAAGCGTCTGCTGCCCTATACAGCTGACCGCCCCAAGTGTCTGATCGAATTGTCCGGACGGGCTGTTATCGAGCACCAGATCGACACCCTGGTCGCAGCCGGCTTCGAGCGCATCACCGTGGTGCTCGGCTACGCCATTGATATGGTCGAGCAGCGACTGCACCAGCGCTACCCGGACACCCTGCTCGACATCGTTTTCAACCCCTTCTTCGAGCTGGCCGACAACCTTGCCAGCTGCTGGATGGCACGTAACGCCATGGAAGAGGATTTTCTGATCCTCAACGGCGATACGCTGTTCGAACCCGCGGTCCTCGATCGTCTGCTCGATGCACCGCAACAGCAGCCGATTACGCTCGCCATCGATCACAAGCAAGAGTATGACGCTGATGACATGAAGGTCACCATGGACGGCGCACGACTGACCCGGGTCGGCAAGGCTCTTGCGCTTGACAGCGTCGATGGTGAATCGATCGGTATGATGACCTTCAGGGGGGACGGTCGCCGCCTGTTCCAGGAAGCGCTGGAGCGAAATATGCGCTCAACCGAAGCGCTGAGTCGCTGGTATCTCAGTCTGATCGACGAACTGGCCGAAAGCGGTGCCGTATATACCGCCTCCATCGAAGGCCTACGCTGGGCAGAGCTGGATTTCCCGCATGACCTTGAGCATGCCCGGGCGCTGATCCGCGATATCACGGCCAGTAATATTACCGCCACCCCTGCCTCTGCCGGTCACTGA
- a CDS encoding metallophosphoesterase family protein encodes MTSPLPRSANAWRLAHLSDPHLTVPDWRHWREMLNKRAPGYLAWRRRRRHVHRREILDALVQDIGCQQPDHIALTGDLTQLGLASECHQARHWLEQLGDGETVSVIPGNHDTYAPERGASPLSLWGPWMQDDPEPDTSSPSRSCLTQSRDNRAAFPWVRRRGGISLIGTSTALPTPWTMATGGLGDAQLERLAECLSRAGQRGDYRIVMIHHVPCPGMIRWRKRLTDMAAFRQVIRRCGVELVLHGHAHRPLLGWLDTPTGRAPALGAPSASLSHPEPAGYALLDIMPITKGWSTTVTYRTLSGHSGHWHFTTRDSARLPDVNASTITAA; translated from the coding sequence ATGACCTCACCCCTGCCGCGCTCAGCCAACGCCTGGCGGCTGGCTCATCTTTCCGATCCCCACCTGACGGTACCTGACTGGCGGCACTGGCGAGAAATGCTCAACAAGCGTGCCCCCGGCTACCTGGCCTGGCGTCGGCGTCGGCGCCATGTCCACCGCCGCGAAATCCTCGATGCCCTGGTACAGGATATCGGTTGCCAGCAGCCGGATCACATTGCCCTGACCGGCGATCTCACCCAGCTGGGACTGGCTTCGGAGTGCCATCAGGCCCGCCACTGGCTCGAGCAACTGGGGGATGGCGAAACGGTATCGGTCATTCCGGGCAATCATGATACCTACGCCCCCGAACGCGGCGCCTCACCGCTGTCACTCTGGGGTCCCTGGATGCAGGATGATCCGGAGCCCGACACGTCCAGCCCCTCCCGAAGCTGCCTGACACAAAGCCGTGATAATCGTGCCGCCTTTCCATGGGTCAGACGACGCGGCGGTATCAGTTTGATCGGCACTTCGACAGCACTGCCCACCCCGTGGACGATGGCCACCGGCGGGCTGGGCGATGCGCAGCTCGAGCGCCTGGCCGAATGCCTGTCCCGGGCCGGCCAACGGGGCGATTATCGAATTGTGATGATTCACCATGTCCCCTGCCCCGGCATGATTCGCTGGCGCAAAAGGCTGACCGACATGGCAGCATTCAGGCAGGTCATCCGGCGCTGTGGTGTTGAACTGGTATTGCACGGGCATGCCCATCGTCCCCTGCTCGGCTGGCTGGACACGCCAACCGGGCGGGCACCGGCGCTGGGCGCACCCTCGGCATCACTGAGCCACCCGGAACCCGCCGGCTACGCTCTGCTCGACATCATGCCCATCACGAAGGGCTGGTCGACGACAGTGACATACCGTACCCTGAGCGGTCATTCCGGTCACTGGCATTTCACTACCCGCGATTCAGCCCGGCTGCCCGATGTTAACGCATCTACCATCACTGCGGCCTGA
- a CDS encoding CDP-alcohol phosphatidyltransferase family protein: protein MTVKATLEKDTTTRVWGLTPRERLVRALSRMKGVVLSDDATIAEGDDVLLLRGDYVFDQRVLEGLVGSHQVVLRDPADHTLVAVRMKVASGDVQLADVDTTGLDEMTPGEIGLGLQSKLRKFDTPWVARVEDGNRERIENALYDSAYKGVTDLITKWVWPLPARAVTRFCAQRGIRPNHVTAFSYLLTLLAGVAFWYGAYGPGLIAAWLMTFLDTVDGKLARVTLNASRFGNLFDHVLDIIHPPFWYLAWGVGLAVQVPSIIYWLIFIGYIGGRLAEAAFKTAGPFSLFIWEPFDSVNRLVTARRNPCLLLLTLCWLLGLPYIGLLLVMVWTIISTVVLVVRVLQARQQVSRGAAVTPWLSRVDPRAERHRLVVRWFVSSHD, encoded by the coding sequence ATGACAGTAAAGGCAACGCTCGAAAAAGATACCACCACCCGCGTCTGGGGATTGACGCCCCGGGAACGGCTGGTGCGCGCGCTCTCGCGCATGAAGGGTGTTGTCCTGAGCGATGACGCAACCATCGCCGAAGGTGATGACGTACTATTACTGCGTGGCGATTATGTCTTCGATCAGCGTGTGCTCGAAGGCCTGGTGGGTTCCCATCAGGTCGTGCTGCGTGACCCGGCTGATCATACTCTGGTGGCCGTACGCATGAAGGTGGCCTCGGGGGACGTCCAACTGGCGGATGTCGATACCACAGGCCTTGATGAGATGACGCCGGGTGAAATCGGGCTGGGTTTGCAGTCAAAGCTGCGCAAGTTTGATACCCCCTGGGTGGCTCGGGTAGAGGACGGTAATCGTGAACGTATCGAAAATGCGCTCTACGACTCCGCCTACAAGGGGGTGACCGACCTGATTACCAAATGGGTCTGGCCATTGCCGGCGCGAGCGGTGACCCGTTTCTGTGCCCAGCGTGGTATACGCCCCAACCATGTTACCGCCTTCAGCTATCTGCTCACCCTGCTGGCGGGGGTGGCTTTCTGGTATGGCGCCTATGGTCCCGGGTTGATAGCGGCCTGGCTGATGACCTTTCTTGATACCGTGGATGGCAAGCTGGCGAGGGTGACGCTCAATGCCAGTCGCTTCGGCAATCTTTTCGATCATGTGCTGGATATCATTCATCCCCCCTTCTGGTATCTCGCGTGGGGGGTAGGCCTGGCGGTTCAGGTCCCGAGTATCATCTACTGGTTGATTTTCATCGGTTATATTGGCGGGCGATTGGCTGAAGCGGCTTTCAAGACTGCAGGTCCGTTTTCACTGTTCATCTGGGAACCGTTCGATTCCGTCAATCGGCTGGTAACGGCACGGCGTAATCCCTGTCTGTTACTGCTGACCCTGTGCTGGTTGCTGGGTCTGCCCTATATCGGACTGCTGCTGGTCATGGTCTGGACCATCATATCGACCGTAGTGCTTGTGGTTCGGGTTCTGCAGGCGCGTCAACAGGTCAGCCGAGGGGCAGCGGTGACGCCCTGGCTTTCGCGGGTTGATCCGAGAGCTGAGCGGCATCGGCTGGTGGTGCGCTGGTTCGTCTCCTCTCATGACTGA
- a CDS encoding diacylglycerol kinase family protein, with product MTEEGGGCRTLGILCNPGSGRCRRSLSAIRRQALAMVAADYREASDPEAIEPILRQWLNDGVEGIVVLGGDGTLQAVLTLLLLRFELSTKQLPALIVVGGGTTNMSARALGSRCKPLAALGAVEAWQQGGAAPRRVSWPVVCVEDGRVARCGFFFGGGALTSGVSFFQQRLRDQVNGRWGPRLAFLRLFLALLRGGHHPLLPSTPVKVQQEGIMSHEGDCRLLAVSTFEHLMLGVRPFWGSGEGHLRLALMDADAPGPWWRLPLVLMGSGELATRSTAGYLSLRAERLQLQFAQGWMLDGELYGMSSEEGMSRSLTLSAIGPIDFRVFGREAA from the coding sequence ATGACTGAAGAGGGGGGCGGTTGTCGAACACTCGGTATCCTGTGTAACCCCGGTAGCGGTCGCTGCCGACGTTCGCTTTCGGCGATTCGCCGGCAGGCGCTTGCCATGGTCGCCGCCGATTATCGCGAGGCGAGTGATCCCGAGGCCATCGAGCCGATTCTGAGACAATGGCTGAACGATGGTGTCGAAGGGATCGTGGTGCTGGGCGGTGATGGCACGCTACAGGCAGTACTGACCCTGTTACTGCTGCGTTTCGAGCTTTCAACGAAGCAACTGCCGGCCCTGATCGTGGTGGGTGGTGGTACTACCAACATGAGTGCCAGGGCACTCGGGAGCAGATGTAAACCGCTGGCCGCCCTGGGCGCTGTAGAAGCCTGGCAGCAGGGTGGCGCGGCGCCTCGCAGAGTGAGCTGGCCGGTCGTATGTGTCGAGGATGGGCGTGTAGCTCGCTGCGGTTTTTTCTTTGGCGGTGGGGCGTTGACCAGTGGTGTCAGCTTTTTCCAACAGCGATTGCGCGATCAGGTCAACGGTCGCTGGGGGCCGCGCCTGGCCTTTCTGCGACTGTTTCTGGCGCTGCTTCGCGGAGGGCATCATCCCTTGTTGCCGTCCACACCAGTCAAGGTGCAGCAGGAAGGCATCATGTCCCATGAAGGGGATTGTCGATTATTGGCTGTCAGTACCTTCGAACACCTGATGCTGGGCGTGCGTCCCTTCTGGGGCAGTGGTGAAGGGCACCTGCGTCTGGCACTGATGGATGCTGACGCACCCGGCCCCTGGTGGCGATTGCCGCTGGTGCTGATGGGAAGCGGGGAGCTTGCTACCCGCTCGACAGCCGGCTATCTGAGTCTCCGCGCCGAACGTTTGCAGCTGCAGTTTGCTCAGGGCTGGATGCTGGATGGAGAACTCTATGGCATGTCCTCCGAGGAGGGAATGTCACGGTCGCTGACGTTGAGCGCCATCGGGCCGATCGATTTTCGCGTTTTCGGGAGAGAGGCGGCATGA
- a CDS encoding aspartyl/asparaginyl beta-hydroxylase domain-containing protein: MTDSSTQAPSRADKRRKPWYIRIGRRLLVGIDRFIARHSLVGDQPFFDTSRFAWTKTLEADWQKIRTELDEVLRERDQLPNFQDISEDQQRLSRDDQWKTFFLYGYGYRMEENCERCPETARLIEQVPGMKTAMFSILAPGKHIPAHRGPYKGVLRYHLGLQVPEPREQCRIRVDEQIAHWEEGRSLLFDDTFDHEVWNETEGQRVVLFMDVERPMRFPASLVNRLAFTLIRLSPFVQRARRNEKRWQRNRGTARH; this comes from the coding sequence ATGACTGATTCCTCCACTCAGGCGCCCAGTCGCGCCGATAAACGTCGCAAACCGTGGTACATCCGTATCGGCCGGCGTCTGCTGGTCGGCATTGACCGGTTTATAGCTCGGCATTCCCTGGTCGGAGACCAGCCCTTTTTTGACACTTCCCGGTTTGCCTGGACCAAAACGCTGGAAGCCGATTGGCAGAAGATCCGGACCGAACTCGATGAAGTGCTGCGCGAGCGCGATCAGCTACCCAACTTCCAGGACATTTCCGAAGATCAGCAGCGCCTGTCCAGGGACGACCAGTGGAAAACCTTCTTTCTCTATGGCTATGGCTACCGCATGGAGGAGAACTGTGAGCGCTGTCCGGAGACCGCGCGTCTGATCGAGCAGGTACCTGGCATGAAAACCGCCATGTTCTCGATTCTGGCGCCGGGCAAGCATATTCCCGCCCACCGCGGACCCTACAAGGGTGTATTGCGCTATCATCTCGGTCTGCAGGTGCCCGAACCACGAGAGCAGTGTCGTATCCGGGTCGACGAACAGATAGCGCATTGGGAAGAAGGACGCAGTCTGCTGTTCGACGATACGTTCGATCATGAAGTGTGGAACGAGACGGAAGGACAGCGGGTCGTGCTGTTCATGGATGTGGAACGGCCCATGCGGTTTCCGGCCTCACTGGTCAATCGCCTTGCCTTCACCCTGATTCGGCTGTCTCCCTTTGTGCAGCGGGCCCGGCGTAATGAAAAGCGCTGGCAGCGCAACCGTGGTACGGCGCGTCACTGA